The nucleotide window CAAAGACAGCCTCAAAGTCTTTAGGATCGATAAAACCAATCTTTGCTGTGACTGTGAGGTAATTTGCAAATGCCTGCCAGATGACTATAAATTGTTGATCTGGCATTTCAAGCGATAGGCTCTGAATACACCCATAAATAAGCTGCTGGTTTTGTTCTTTGGCAGTTTCCTTATTCATCTCGTCAATCACCGGCTGTATAGTAGCCATGACTGCTCTGGGCAATGCTGTGGCGATCTTCTTTAAATATGGCAAGGCAGCCCAGTATAAATATTCTTGCCCATTCCCAATTTTTTATTTCTTCATCTGATGATTTCCCTTTTTTAATAAAATCAACACTTTTCAAAGCGTCTATGATTTGGTTCTTATAGTCTGTTTCTGTCCGCCTGATAATTGCATTTATGAGTTCCCTGAAACAATGTGCTACGACTGATTGTTTTGCGGGAAATCCAGCTGTTTGCCAAATGTAAATTCCTGCTAGGTATATGTTTTCTGTACCATTATTAAATGTTTTAAGAATTTCAATGATTTTCTGTTGTTTTTCTGTTAAAGATTGTTCAACCAAACTTTCAGGTATCGTATTGGGTATAGCCTCGCTAGTAAAACCAATATAATTTTCTTCTCCCATATCGCTAGATACTCCTAACTTTGCTTATTCGCTCGTAGACGAGCCGACAAATTCGCAAACATAATAATGATTGTCTTTAATGACTGCCTGACATATATTCACTCCACTTTATTACCTTAACATTGCCCGTAGTGAATGAATCTCCAGTGTATATGACATTTTTATCTAGTAGCTTATACCTGCTGGATTTAATGATTTGCTCAAAATAAGTTAGCCCTTTCTCAAACACTTTGTTGTAGGTATAAGCAGATTTTATTTCACATACGCTAAGCGCATTGCCGGATTCAATTATTAAATCTACCTCATTACCAACGGTGTCTCTGAAAAAATATAAGTTATTGCGCTTACCAGAATTGAAAAAATGTTTCAGGGTATTGGCAATAATTAAATTTTCAAAAAGGTGTCCGGTCATATTATTAGTTTGCAGTTCTGTGCTTTTTTGGATGCCTAACAATCTACACACCAAACCAGTGTCAGTAAAATAAATTTTAGCAGATTTAATATACCTTTTGCCAAAATTTTCATAGAAAGGCTGGAGTTTATAAATAACATAGGTTGTTTCTAAAACAGATAACCAGCCCTCAATGGTTTTATGGTCCACGCCTATTTCATTAGCTAGGGAATTATAATTTATGATTGAGCCAACCCTGCCAGCTAATAAAAACAATAATTTTCTGAATAGAGACAAGTTTCTGATATTTACTATTTGTTTGGCATCTCTTTCTACATAAGTATTGATGTATTGATTATAAAACTCAAGCGGGTCTAGTTTTTTAGAAATCAAACCAGGATAACCTCCGTAAAAAATA belongs to Candidatus Margulisiibacteriota bacterium and includes:
- a CDS encoding ATP-binding protein produces the protein MINREMSGYIKKLKTQFPVIAIVGPRQSGKTTLIKECFKNYKYFNLENPDTLVQIESDPGGFMRNNKEKVIIDEVQKYSKLMSYLQVYSDEIGKMGNFVISGSENLLLSEKISQSLAGRAAYATLLPLTIAESKAKNYYDCIFYGGYPGLISKKLDPLEFYNQYINTYVERDAKQIVNIRNLSLFRKLLFLLAGRVGSIINYNSLANEIGVDHKTIEGWLSVLETTYVIYKLQPFYENFGKRYIKSAKIYFTDTGLVCRLLGIQKSTELQTNNMTGHLFENLIIANTLKHFFNSGKRNNLYFFRDTVGNEVDLIIESGNALSVCEIKSAYTYNKVFEKGLTYFEQIIKSSRYKLLDKNVIYTGDSFTTGNVKVIKWSEYMSGSH